A region of Deltaproteobacteria bacterium DNA encodes the following proteins:
- the lspA gene encoding signal peptidase II, with the protein MENGLSKWKLLALLAGLWVVADQVTKYLAVEHLTAAFIAARAHTFPDKVSAFVEQKELLERGLANPVPVTVTPFWQHRYTQNRGAAWGVLSGAGEQFRVPFFYLVSIAAVIFIFSYYRKLRTEQRYLQIALALVLGGAIGNAIDRILRGYVIDFIDWHWFDPHWLRSSLHWPTFNVADSGITVGLAMLFLEMLFAKKPAKAPAEPAARKA; encoded by the coding sequence ATGGAGAACGGGTTGTCGAAATGGAAACTGCTCGCGCTGCTCGCGGGACTGTGGGTCGTCGCGGACCAGGTGACCAAGTACCTGGCGGTGGAGCACCTGACGGCCGCGTTCATCGCCGCGCGCGCCCACACGTTCCCGGACAAGGTGAGCGCCTTCGTCGAGCAGAAGGAGCTGCTGGAGCGGGGGCTTGCCAACCCGGTGCCCGTCACCGTCACGCCGTTCTGGCAGCATCGCTACACGCAAAACCGCGGCGCGGCCTGGGGCGTACTCTCCGGAGCGGGCGAGCAGTTCCGCGTACCCTTTTTCTACCTGGTCAGCATCGCCGCCGTGATCTTCATCTTCTCCTACTACCGCAAGCTTCGCACCGAGCAGCGATATCTCCAGATCGCCCTGGCGCTGGTCCTGGGCGGGGCGATCGGCAATGCCATCGATCGCATCCTGCGCGGGTACGTGATCGATTTCATCGATTGGCACTGGTTCGACCCGCACTGGCTGCGCTCTTCGCTCCACTGGCCGACCTTCAACGTGGCGGACAGCGGAATCACCGTGGGTCTCGCGATGCTCTTCCTGGAGATGCTGTTCGCGAAGAAACCCGCCAAAGCTCCCGCCGAGCCGGCGGCGAGGAAAGCCTGA
- the lgt gene encoding prolipoprotein diacylglyceryl transferase → MLPVLFTVTIPPSLGLVVWLAVSAASGAWQVRSARAAGEKNLWKTFATWTAGTAVVLFAAVNALGGQNILHLQRPLAIPIHTYGILVAAGFLVAMSLAARAAERAGLSRDKVFDLSFGILVAAMIGSRILFIIVNWDEYAHDLVGIVQFWKGGLVFYGGFIGAVLFSVWYMRRHEMPFLPYADAMGPTVAIGQALGRLGCFSAGCCWGGACDAHYAFAARFPPESLAYQSQVSTRLITAGAPSTIPIHPTQLYEALGCALIFLFLTYWRSRKRFHGELLALYLMLYAPLRAIVETFRGDEERGRVFNFLGGWAQHAWWNLSTSELLSIGIFAAGIAIYVTQSKRAISASVPVAA, encoded by the coding sequence ATGCTTCCGGTCTTGTTCACAGTGACGATTCCGCCCTCGCTCGGCCTCGTGGTCTGGTTGGCCGTCTCCGCCGCTTCCGGCGCCTGGCAGGTCCGCTCCGCCCGCGCCGCCGGCGAAAAGAATCTCTGGAAGACGTTCGCCACCTGGACGGCGGGCACTGCGGTCGTGCTGTTCGCCGCGGTGAACGCGCTCGGCGGCCAGAACATCCTCCACCTCCAGCGGCCGCTGGCGATTCCCATCCACACCTACGGGATCCTCGTGGCTGCCGGCTTCCTCGTCGCCATGTCGCTCGCGGCGCGCGCGGCGGAGCGGGCGGGCCTGAGCCGCGACAAGGTGTTCGACCTGTCGTTTGGCATCCTCGTCGCGGCCATGATCGGCTCGCGGATCCTCTTCATCATCGTCAACTGGGACGAGTACGCGCACGACCTCGTCGGCATCGTGCAGTTCTGGAAGGGCGGTCTGGTCTTTTACGGCGGCTTCATCGGCGCGGTCCTGTTCTCCGTCTGGTACATGCGCCGGCACGAGATGCCGTTCTTGCCCTATGCCGACGCGATGGGACCCACCGTGGCCATCGGACAGGCGCTGGGCCGGCTCGGCTGCTTCTCCGCGGGATGCTGCTGGGGCGGAGCTTGCGACGCCCACTATGCGTTCGCCGCCCGATTCCCGCCCGAGTCGCTTGCGTACCAGTCGCAGGTGTCGACGCGCCTGATCACAGCGGGCGCTCCGAGCACCATTCCCATCCACCCGACGCAGCTCTACGAGGCGCTCGGGTGCGCGCTGATCTTCCTGTTCCTGACCTACTGGCGGAGCCGGAAGCGCTTCCACGGCGAGCTGCTCGCGCTCTACCTGATGCTCTATGCGCCGCTGCGCGCCATCGTCGAGACGTTCCGCGGCGACGAGGAGCGGGGCCGGGTATTCAATTTCCTTGGCGGGTGGGCGCAGCACGCATGGTGGAACCTCTCCACGAGCGAGCTGCTCAGCATCGGGATTTTCGCAGCAGGCATCGCCATCTACGTCACGCAGAGCAAGAGGGCGATCTCGGCTTCGGTGCCCGTCGCGGCGTGA
- a CDS encoding OmpA family protein: MRKYHTLILLAPVAVACATPGTRTAVGAGGGAAVGAGVGAIAGGWKGAAIGAAVGGLAGGAVGNYLDKQAEELKQVAETTKRTKDGILVDLKSKLLFTTDSAVLKPEAVEMVAKLGDIFAKYPEDRIRIAGYTDSTGSVAHNEELSLRRAKAVREVLTGRGVKSEQMIVEGMGPQHPVATNSTVAGRAQNRRVELHIDVPTQVASQ; the protein is encoded by the coding sequence ATGCGGAAATATCACACCCTGATCCTCCTCGCTCCCGTCGCAGTCGCCTGCGCCACGCCCGGCACGCGGACCGCTGTCGGCGCCGGAGGCGGAGCGGCCGTGGGCGCCGGCGTCGGCGCGATTGCCGGCGGATGGAAGGGCGCCGCCATCGGCGCGGCAGTCGGCGGGCTCGCAGGCGGCGCGGTCGGGAACTACCTCGACAAGCAGGCCGAAGAGCTGAAGCAGGTGGCCGAGACGACGAAGCGCACCAAGGACGGAATCCTGGTCGATCTGAAGAGCAAGCTGCTCTTCACCACCGACAGCGCCGTGCTGAAGCCGGAGGCGGTGGAGATGGTCGCGAAGCTCGGCGACATCTTCGCCAAGTATCCCGAGGATCGGATTCGGATCGCTGGCTACACCGACTCGACTGGCTCGGTGGCGCACAACGAGGAGCTCTCGCTGCGCCGGGCAAAGGCGGTGCGCGAGGTGCTCACCGGGCGCGGCGTGAAGTCCGAGCAGATGATCGTCGAGGGGATGGGGCCGCAGCATCCGGTGGCGACCAACTCCACGGTAGCAGGCAGGGCGCAGAACCGCCGGGTCGAGCTGCACATCGACGTCCCGACCCAGGTCGCCTCGCAGTAA
- a CDS encoding insulinase family protein gives MKRALFIALAAACAQQESARRTSQPAAAAMESGAADGGVVSPGSEPHKPAAASAGSRSATPAAAQSEQRPSVPPDVKRFSFGLSLLELPGNQNAIVNVQLRFRAGSVDDPRGRAGLTYLTARVMTEGGTQALSAKQLLEALFPLAAELDVRVDKELTTFLARVHRDNLAKFLPIVTDVVLHPRWDPEEFRRLRDAAVNDIEKRLRQGDDENLGKESLEESMFRGHPYERLTLGHASDLKSMSLQELQQHAGRVFTADRLTIGVAGGYPQNLGSDLAQALSALPPRSQPPAAVAQAQPHGPRFVLVEKNSDSTAISMGMPWTLSRKDPDWPAMSIARSAIGEHRQTNGRLMQRLREMRGLNYGDYAYIEHFRQEGGDAATAQTGRTRQQQEFTIWLRPVRDENRLFAVRAALYELARTFGDEPFSAQEVEQTKGFLDGYILLFDQTDARKLGYALDDQFYGMKGFLAAWREAVREVSADQVNRAWRKWVDPAKLEIVLAGKDMASVKKALLAGDPTPIQYQKDATGKTPEKPAEQLATDKEIAKFPFGAKVDADVQVVGVDRMFE, from the coding sequence ATGAAACGCGCTCTGTTCATCGCCCTCGCCGCTGCCTGCGCGCAGCAGGAGTCCGCGAGGAGGACGTCGCAGCCCGCGGCGGCGGCGATGGAGTCCGGAGCAGCCGACGGCGGCGTCGTGTCGCCGGGCAGCGAGCCGCACAAGCCGGCGGCAGCTTCCGCCGGCTCGCGATCCGCCACGCCCGCGGCCGCCCAGTCCGAGCAGCGCCCATCCGTCCCGCCCGACGTCAAGAGGTTCTCCTTTGGTCTCAGCCTGCTCGAGCTTCCTGGCAACCAGAACGCAATCGTCAATGTCCAGCTGCGGTTCCGCGCCGGGTCCGTCGACGACCCGCGCGGCAGGGCCGGGCTCACCTACCTCACCGCCCGCGTAATGACCGAAGGCGGCACGCAGGCGCTGAGCGCCAAGCAGCTGCTCGAGGCGCTCTTTCCACTCGCGGCGGAGCTGGACGTGCGCGTGGACAAGGAGCTGACGACATTCCTCGCCCGCGTCCATCGCGACAACCTGGCGAAGTTCCTTCCCATCGTCACCGACGTCGTGCTGCACCCTCGCTGGGATCCGGAGGAGTTCCGCCGCCTGCGCGACGCGGCGGTGAACGACATCGAGAAGCGCTTGCGACAGGGCGACGACGAGAACCTGGGCAAGGAAAGCCTTGAGGAATCGATGTTCCGCGGCCACCCGTATGAGCGGCTCACGCTCGGGCACGCCTCCGATCTCAAGTCGATGAGCCTGCAGGAGCTGCAGCAGCACGCCGGGCGCGTGTTCACCGCCGACCGGCTGACGATCGGCGTCGCCGGCGGCTACCCGCAGAATCTCGGCAGCGACCTGGCCCAGGCGCTCTCGGCCTTGCCTCCCCGGTCGCAACCGCCCGCTGCCGTCGCGCAGGCGCAGCCCCACGGCCCGCGCTTCGTGCTGGTGGAGAAGAACTCCGACTCCACCGCCATCTCCATGGGAATGCCCTGGACGCTGTCGCGGAAGGACCCGGACTGGCCGGCGATGTCCATCGCCCGCTCCGCTATCGGCGAGCACCGCCAGACCAACGGCCGCCTGATGCAGCGGCTGCGCGAGATGCGCGGCTTGAACTACGGCGACTACGCGTACATCGAGCACTTCCGCCAGGAAGGAGGCGACGCGGCCACCGCCCAGACGGGGCGCACGCGCCAGCAACAGGAGTTCACCATCTGGCTCCGGCCCGTGCGTGACGAGAACCGCCTCTTCGCGGTGCGCGCCGCGCTCTACGAGCTGGCGCGCACCTTCGGCGACGAGCCGTTCTCCGCGCAGGAAGTGGAACAGACCAAGGGCTTCCTCGACGGATACATCCTGCTCTTCGACCAGACCGACGCGCGCAAGCTCGGGTACGCGCTGGACGATCAATTCTACGGGATGAAGGGCTTCCTCGCCGCCTGGCGAGAAGCGGTGCGCGAGGTCAGCGCGGATCAGGTGAACAGGGCCTGGCGCAAGTGGGTCGATCCCGCGAAGCTTGAGATCGTGCTCGCCGGCAAGGACATGGCGTCGGTGAAGAAGGCGCTGCTGGCGGGAGATCCGACGCCGATCCAGTACCAGAAGGATGCGACGGGAAAGACGCCGGAAAAGCCCGCCGAGCAGCTCGCAACCGACAAGGAGATCGCAAAGTTCCCCTTCGGCGCGAAGGTCGACGCCGACGTGCAGGTCGTCGGCGTCGACCGGATGTTCGAGTAA
- a CDS encoding insulinase family protein, whose protein sequence is MMLPLFAALVAASAAPAPAADAKAFPFPVEIHSLPNGLRVVFISYDSPGLVAYYTLMRVGSRNEVEKGKSGFAHFFEHMMYRGTKQHSSQDYNDTVTRLGLNTNAFTSEDMTVYHLYGPAKALPTIIEYEADRFQNLDYDEPAFRTEAGAILGEYIKSASNPEQKMEETMMETAFTRHTYAHTVIGYLKDIQDMPAGYQYSREFFRRYYTPDNATVFIAGDFDKPATLSQIEKAYGPWKGKLDAVRVPVEPRQRQSRRGQIDWDKPTLPRIWIAWHTPAASDLKRAAVQNLLNAYLFGPTSPLYQSLVLGRQLVDTMFPTYGDHRDPNLFGVLMRVKDAKNLRTVETAVLREIKNLAGGRVDAKRLDAVRSNLRYSNIMGLDKADAAAVTLAVNTALTGDVDYLNKEFAVLATVQPGDLQDFAKRNFMDLNRTTVTLVTGRKGGGR, encoded by the coding sequence ATGATGCTTCCGCTTTTCGCCGCGCTGGTCGCGGCCTCCGCAGCGCCCGCGCCCGCGGCCGACGCAAAGGCGTTTCCCTTCCCGGTCGAAATCCATTCGCTTCCCAACGGCCTGCGCGTCGTCTTCATCTCCTACGACTCGCCCGGCCTCGTCGCCTACTACACGCTGATGCGCGTCGGCAGCCGCAACGAAGTGGAGAAGGGCAAGTCGGGCTTCGCGCACTTCTTCGAGCACATGATGTACCGCGGCACCAAGCAGCATTCTTCGCAGGACTACAACGACACCGTCACGCGCCTCGGCCTGAACACGAACGCCTTCACCAGCGAGGACATGACCGTCTATCACCTCTACGGTCCGGCCAAGGCGCTGCCCACCATCATCGAGTACGAGGCGGATCGCTTCCAGAACCTCGACTACGACGAGCCCGCGTTCCGCACGGAAGCCGGCGCGATCCTCGGCGAGTACATCAAGAGCGCGAGCAATCCCGAGCAGAAGATGGAAGAGACGATGATGGAGACCGCGTTCACGCGCCACACGTACGCGCACACGGTCATCGGCTACCTGAAAGACATCCAGGACATGCCGGCGGGCTACCAGTACTCCCGGGAGTTCTTCCGCCGCTACTACACGCCGGACAACGCGACCGTCTTCATCGCCGGCGACTTCGACAAGCCGGCGACGCTTTCGCAGATCGAGAAGGCGTACGGCCCCTGGAAGGGAAAGCTGGATGCGGTGCGCGTTCCGGTGGAGCCCAGGCAGCGGCAGAGCCGGCGGGGGCAGATCGATTGGGACAAGCCGACCCTGCCGCGCATCTGGATCGCCTGGCACACTCCCGCGGCGAGCGACCTCAAGCGCGCCGCGGTGCAGAACCTGCTCAACGCATACCTGTTCGGACCCACGAGCCCGCTCTACCAGAGCCTCGTCCTCGGCCGGCAGCTCGTCGACACCATGTTCCCGACGTACGGCGACCACCGCGATCCGAATCTGTTCGGCGTGCTGATGCGGGTGAAGGATGCGAAGAACCTGCGCACGGTGGAGACCGCCGTGTTGCGCGAGATCAAGAATCTCGCCGGCGGCCGCGTGGACGCCAAGCGGCTCGACGCGGTCCGATCGAACCTCCGCTACTCGAACATCATGGGCCTCGACAAGGCGGACGCCGCAGCCGTGACGCTGGCGGTGAACACCGCGCTCACCGGCGACGTGGACTACCTGAACAAGGAATTTGCCGTCCTGGCGACGGTGCAACCCGGCGACCTCCAGGACTTCGCCAAGCGCAACTTCATGGATCTGAACCGGACCACCGTCACGCTGGTGACCGGGCGCAAGGGAGGTGGGCGATGA
- a CDS encoding diguanylate cyclase: MLAVAAVAVVGLLDYVTGPWMSFALFYVMPVLGAAWWLGRGPALLASLTAGIAWFEAEAWDHRGESTRTLMWNSMSRLLMLVAMAAMVVRIREDRRRLKEMNARLSELLHGAEKLARTDALTNLPNRRAFLERLSEELAHARRNATPVCIAYIDIDNFKRLNDERGHVEGDQFLKKIAQAIRDTIRGSDVAARLGGDEFAVLFTDAKRSAVEPLAHRLLARTQALGERYPGLDVGASVGMAWFEAAPDAPEQLLDRADGAMYEAKSAGKHRFALWAGDSARPQLQG; this comes from the coding sequence GTGCTCGCCGTCGCGGCTGTCGCGGTGGTCGGGCTGCTCGACTACGTGACCGGGCCCTGGATGTCGTTCGCGCTCTTCTACGTCATGCCGGTGCTCGGCGCCGCCTGGTGGCTCGGGCGAGGCCCGGCCCTGCTCGCCTCGCTCACGGCCGGCATCGCCTGGTTCGAGGCGGAGGCTTGGGACCACCGCGGCGAGTCGACCCGCACCCTGATGTGGAATTCCATGTCGCGACTCCTGATGCTGGTCGCGATGGCGGCCATGGTGGTGCGCATCCGCGAAGACCGGCGAAGGCTGAAGGAGATGAACGCCCGCCTCTCCGAGCTGCTGCACGGCGCGGAGAAGCTGGCGCGCACCGACGCGTTGACGAACCTGCCCAATCGCCGGGCCTTCCTCGAACGTCTCTCCGAGGAGCTGGCCCACGCGAGGCGAAACGCAACGCCGGTGTGCATTGCCTACATCGACATCGACAACTTCAAGCGTCTGAACGACGAGAGAGGGCACGTCGAGGGCGATCAGTTCCTGAAGAAGATCGCGCAAGCCATCCGCGACACCATCCGCGGCAGCGACGTCGCGGCCCGCCTGGGTGGCGACGAGTTCGCCGTGCTCTTCACCGACGCCAAGCGCAGCGCGGTGGAGCCGCTCGCGCATCGCCTGCTCGCGCGCACCCAGGCCCTCGGCGAGCGCTACCCGGGACTCGACGTCGGCGCTTCCGTCGGCATGGCCTGGTTCGAAGCCGCTCCCGACGCGCCCGAGCAGCTTCTCGACCGCGCCGACGGCGCCATGTACGAGGCGAAGTCCGCCGGGAAGCACCGCTTCGCGCTCTGGGCCGGAGACTCCGCGCGGCCGCAGTTGCAGGGCTGA
- a CDS encoding class I SAM-dependent methyltransferase, protein MNPSSPQAKEMADESMVRNLAAQMEAIWPQEEPIFRRHPLPQAPRILDVGCGTGEIASRLARLFPSASYLGIDLEESHLEKARAKNAQLGDRVRFQHGDAMHLPFGDAEFDFAVSRHLLQAIPDARRVLGEMVRVLKPGGRLHLISEDYGMLWCHPTELDSDGFWQRIPNSYGPAIGCDLHVGRKTFTHLTDLGVRDIRADYVVVDTLRVPREVFARIWEAWRDGYTDSIVQHSGVPREEVERRWREMIACVRDPRGYALWQVPVWTAAKST, encoded by the coding sequence ATGAACCCGAGCAGCCCGCAGGCGAAGGAGATGGCGGACGAGTCGATGGTCCGCAACCTGGCCGCGCAGATGGAGGCCATCTGGCCGCAGGAGGAGCCCATCTTCCGGCGGCACCCGCTGCCGCAGGCCCCGCGCATCCTCGACGTCGGTTGCGGGACAGGCGAGATCGCCTCCCGCCTTGCCCGGCTGTTCCCCTCCGCGAGCTACCTTGGCATCGATCTGGAGGAGTCGCACCTCGAGAAAGCCCGCGCGAAGAACGCACAGCTCGGCGACCGCGTCCGTTTCCAGCACGGAGACGCGATGCACCTTCCCTTCGGCGATGCCGAGTTCGACTTCGCGGTCAGCCGCCACCTTTTGCAGGCGATCCCGGACGCGCGCCGGGTCCTCGGCGAGATGGTCCGGGTGCTGAAGCCCGGTGGCCGCCTGCACCTGATCTCCGAGGACTACGGAATGCTCTGGTGCCATCCCACCGAGCTCGACTCCGACGGCTTCTGGCAGCGCATCCCGAATTCCTACGGACCCGCCATAGGCTGCGACCTCCACGTCGGCCGCAAGACGTTCACGCACTTGACCGATCTCGGCGTACGCGACATCAGGGCCGATTACGTCGTCGTCGACACCCTGCGTGTCCCGCGGGAGGTCTTCGCCCGCATCTGGGAAGCCTGGCGGGACGGCTATACCGACTCCATCGTCCAGCACTCGGGGGTCCCCCGCGAGGAGGTGGAGCGGCGCTGGCGCGAGATGATCGCCTGCGTGCGCGACCCGCGCGGGTACGCGCTCTGGCAGGTGCCGGTGTGGACGGCGGCGAAATCGACCTGA
- a CDS encoding CHAT domain-containing protein: MPLCAISLGLISLLAGAAQGGAPLTLEDARGLQQRGALREAQNAYEALLPELRSSDPAGLGAALRALSKIASAQGQYESAAARAREAIDVHRASGDRAGEAHAIQLLAVAELYQGHYASALGLLAKALALARSIGDREREIEALNNIGSVHFHQARYLEALRAYRDALDSVGQAGAAPWSPRLRRITITNQAAVFQRVGHDDQAIQLYGELRNSPEVLTPSEQARLGSNLGDLYRRLGDPTKALETYRAAQKLLAGNEHKQARIRVLTNIGIVQALDLANFPVAVATFTDALSLAEQTDNRREAALARLYRGESLYRQGDAAGAAKDFEAALTLSRQLGTTDEQWKALYGLGRLARSAHRDGVADAYFRDAISGIESVRAQLQLASLKMDFLADKRDVYDALLEVLLEREDLAGFFEVLERARARTFQDRLAAAQPTLAAVQGRLPAGAVLLEYWVGPRRSAVLWATREAAGIVSLAAVVPDLAEISSLLNEASAGTTDGWKGPAATIGARLLGGVPALGRPNASHLIVVPDGALGEIPFELLDPGTGSPIIERFDVSYLPSAAVLLRESSDRARFWAPPWKRQLITFAAPRIQPASHGPAMELGGAELSNPLPASAEEARAIARTCPGRAQLFLGSANLKKHLLDGDAAGVPLLHLATHAVADMASPERSRILFSPERQQDGVDYLFLKEVYDLDLRGVDLGTLSACDTERGKLVRGEGPYAFSRALLSAGARAAVTTLWRVADEPARDFMAQLYFELNRGKPKAEALRVAKLRFLNSGTELRHPRYWAAFILTGDGFSPIPQVLSWSTLLGLAGVLILGVVAVTAVRKGAASRTPGLPTSPPGDRRLLAKRSR; the protein is encoded by the coding sequence GTGCCGCTCTGCGCGATCAGTCTCGGCTTGATTTCATTGCTCGCGGGAGCGGCGCAGGGCGGCGCGCCGCTCACGCTCGAAGACGCGCGGGGGCTGCAGCAGCGTGGCGCGCTTCGCGAAGCGCAGAACGCCTACGAGGCGCTGCTTCCAGAGCTGCGCTCTTCCGATCCAGCCGGCCTGGGCGCCGCTCTCCGAGCCTTGAGCAAGATCGCATCGGCGCAGGGACAATACGAGTCCGCGGCCGCGAGGGCTCGCGAGGCGATCGACGTCCATCGTGCGAGCGGGGACAGGGCCGGCGAGGCGCACGCGATCCAGCTTCTTGCCGTCGCGGAGCTCTACCAGGGGCATTACGCCTCCGCGCTCGGCCTGCTGGCGAAAGCGCTTGCGCTGGCCCGGTCCATCGGCGATCGCGAGCGTGAGATCGAGGCGCTGAACAACATCGGGAGCGTCCACTTCCACCAGGCGCGCTACCTGGAAGCGCTGCGCGCGTATCGCGACGCGCTCGACAGCGTCGGTCAGGCGGGAGCCGCGCCGTGGAGCCCGCGGCTGCGGCGCATCACAATCACGAACCAGGCAGCGGTCTTCCAGCGTGTCGGGCACGACGATCAAGCGATCCAGCTCTATGGAGAGCTGCGCAATTCACCCGAGGTGCTGACTCCGAGCGAGCAGGCGCGCCTGGGATCGAATCTCGGGGATCTCTATCGTCGCCTGGGCGACCCGACCAAGGCGCTGGAGACTTACCGGGCCGCCCAGAAGCTCCTGGCTGGCAACGAGCACAAGCAGGCGCGGATCCGCGTGCTCACGAACATCGGCATCGTCCAGGCGCTCGACCTGGCCAACTTCCCGGTCGCGGTCGCGACGTTCACCGACGCCCTCTCGCTCGCCGAACAGACCGACAACCGCAGGGAGGCGGCCCTGGCCCGTCTCTACCGCGGAGAAAGTCTCTACCGGCAGGGCGACGCGGCCGGGGCAGCGAAGGATTTCGAGGCGGCGCTGACATTGTCGCGCCAGCTCGGCACCACCGACGAGCAGTGGAAGGCGCTGTACGGACTCGGCCGGCTGGCGCGGTCCGCCCACCGAGACGGCGTCGCGGACGCCTACTTTCGCGACGCGATCTCCGGGATCGAGTCGGTCCGGGCGCAGCTCCAGCTCGCCTCGCTCAAGATGGACTTCCTCGCGGACAAACGCGACGTCTACGATGCGCTGCTCGAGGTCCTCCTGGAGCGCGAGGACCTCGCCGGGTTTTTCGAAGTGCTGGAACGAGCGCGGGCCCGGACCTTCCAGGATCGGCTGGCGGCGGCGCAGCCGACGCTCGCTGCGGTCCAGGGGCGGCTTCCGGCGGGAGCCGTCCTTCTCGAATACTGGGTCGGGCCGCGCCGTTCGGCGGTGCTCTGGGCCACGCGGGAAGCGGCCGGCATCGTTTCGCTTGCGGCCGTCGTTCCCGATCTCGCGGAGATTTCATCGCTGCTGAACGAGGCATCGGCGGGCACGACCGACGGTTGGAAGGGGCCGGCCGCCACGATCGGGGCGCGTCTGCTCGGCGGAGTCCCCGCGCTCGGGCGGCCCAACGCCTCCCACCTGATCGTCGTTCCGGACGGAGCCTTGGGCGAAATTCCTTTCGAGCTGCTGGACCCGGGCACAGGTTCGCCGATCATCGAGCGGTTCGACGTCTCCTACCTGCCCTCCGCGGCAGTCCTGTTGCGCGAGTCCTCCGACCGCGCGCGCTTCTGGGCACCGCCTTGGAAGCGCCAGTTGATCACATTCGCCGCCCCCCGGATCCAGCCGGCCTCGCATGGGCCGGCGATGGAGCTCGGCGGCGCCGAGCTGAGCAACCCGCTTCCCGCCTCGGCCGAGGAGGCGCGCGCCATCGCGCGCACCTGCCCCGGCCGCGCCCAGCTTTTCCTCGGGAGCGCGAATCTGAAGAAACACCTGCTGGACGGCGATGCTGCCGGCGTACCCCTGCTCCACCTTGCCACCCATGCCGTCGCCGACATGGCGAGCCCGGAACGGTCGCGGATCCTCTTTTCGCCGGAGCGCCAGCAGGATGGGGTGGACTATCTGTTCCTGAAGGAAGTCTACGACCTCGACTTGCGCGGGGTCGACCTCGGCACCCTTTCCGCCTGCGATACGGAGCGGGGCAAGCTCGTCCGCGGCGAGGGCCCGTACGCGTTCAGCCGCGCTCTCCTCTCCGCCGGGGCGCGCGCTGCGGTGACCACTCTCTGGCGCGTAGCAGACGAGCCCGCGCGCGACTTCATGGCACAGCTGTACTTCGAGCTGAACCGCGGGAAGCCAAAGGCAGAAGCGCTGCGGGTTGCAAAGCTGCGCTTTCTGAACTCCGGGACGGAACTGCGGCACCCGCGCTACTGGGCCGCGTTCATCCTGACCGGCGACGGATTCAGTCCAATCCCCCAGGTCCTCTCCTGGAGTACTCTGCTCGGCTTGGCCGGAGTGCTGATCCTGGGCGTCGTCGCGGTGACCGCAGTCCGCAAGGGCGCAGCCTCGCGCACCCCGGGACTGCCGACATCGCCGCCCGGCGATCGCAGGCTGCTCGCTAAACGCTCACGCTAA
- a CDS encoding RNA polymerase sigma factor, whose translation MSDSDLVANHLAEGGGGGSIWLQELFRRHYTRVVTWCLRVAGNREEAHDLAQAVFVKAQRHLEAFRGESRVSTWLYSITRSECLNYLRSRSPLDNALDDKAAEALPDDPESRPERLFELHSSVQAARALLDRELNEIEKRVFTLHYGDDVPLQTITRLLGLQNASGAKAYLVSARRKLARALQRWRASEKLTA comes from the coding sequence ATGTCGGATTCAGATCTGGTTGCGAACCACCTCGCTGAGGGTGGCGGTGGGGGGAGCATCTGGCTTCAGGAGCTCTTCCGCCGGCACTACACACGGGTGGTGACCTGGTGCCTTCGGGTTGCCGGGAACCGCGAGGAAGCCCACGACCTCGCGCAGGCAGTGTTCGTGAAGGCGCAGCGCCATCTCGAGGCCTTTCGGGGAGAGTCGAGAGTATCGACCTGGCTCTACTCGATCACCCGAAGCGAGTGCCTGAACTATCTCAGATCGCGCTCCCCGCTCGACAATGCGCTGGACGACAAGGCCGCTGAGGCGCTGCCCGACGATCCGGAATCGCGCCCGGAGCGATTGTTCGAGTTGCACTCCTCGGTGCAGGCCGCGCGCGCTCTCCTGGATCGCGAGCTCAACGAGATCGAGAAGCGCGTTTTCACGCTGCACTACGGCGACGACGTGCCGCTGCAGACCATCACCCGCCTGCTCGGGCTGCAGAACGCGAGTGGCGCGAAGGCGTACCTCGTCAGCGCGAGACGCAAGCTGGCCCGCGCCCTGCAGCGATGGCGAGCGAGCGAGAAGCTGACGGCGTAG